The following proteins are co-located in the Oryzias melastigma strain HK-1 linkage group LG8, ASM292280v2, whole genome shotgun sequence genome:
- the LOC112145943 gene encoding serine/threonine-protein kinase LMTK1 isoform X3, protein MSENLNEKTILPSTKTIRVCINSCSDLLHDLAISRLSSSSPSLSCFVADGASLSELSWPSSVAVVAVSFSGLFTFVFLMLACLCCKKGDIGFKEFENTERDGYQADRSALASPSSQNGPEVYILPLTEVSLPVSKQPGRSIQLLKSSDLGRHSLLYLKEIGHGWFGRVLLGEVSAGLNSTQVVVKELKASSSVQDQMQFLEENQPYQTLQHPALLQCLSQCLEVTPYLLVMEFCPLGDLKTYLRSCQAADSETPDTLILQRMACDIASGLLHLHKNNFIHSDLALRNCLLTSEMSVKIGDYGLSHSRFKDDYYITQDQIWVPLRWIAPELIDEVHGNLLVVDQTKSSNIWSLGVTLWELFELGNQPFRQYSDRQVLTYAVKEQQLKLPKPQLELPLSDRWYEVLQFCWLQPELRPSSEEVHLLVTYLCAKGSSEAEEDFELRWNALKPNLLCSPSHTAASTTPVLTPKSASAGVPIAEQTQAVELASSASSSFPLLEGFSDSFPSDTGDDLLTVTETSHGLNFEYKWEQARSEQPYCSSYTSGPLGQGNPHYQDIYYSSGGRPSEGCGTESISPPYYKAEHTAVVPVLSAHSPSVSSEYYIRIEEPMQCNMKLDNSPGPETINCRLSTRNSSMPQSYWSTAENTESNAYDSDLSPAVQPKRLTSTSPISLSQSDTCLSPSCSETFHSKRIVNKTRCQSCLDVPYDSNFDQSESRLENPRSLSQAVSSPSLGFCDPYLERSSGCCSINETSVDMTLRKTLPVVPRIDVETGDGLLLGRRRSGETEDDLFSEAEATNWISNHSANNNSLSFDSRQSGSGYDSYLNFQSNSTELWSLTKATTKTFHNSKPFAPTENRGDSCKAAGIGSYIHLCHKEEEATRVERCLNVDLLQSENSRSPEQLEGEYKTQSLLNRERMYSEMRPEESFLKSLMKHPSDKAEVLSNRRGNLWEVVPAGLSVGESDSSRAFGVRNSSSCMVELGDCSEDDLADITSGIFADFNLDYAEMEEEEELTPKKNPERSPDSVDTINPLSSMGSSYDQTFSPDPFGNPIFPKSLDSGYDTENNESPEFIFKELGGEMSPILGGDPAVLQQVGSGQYVCTSISTSQMHVKGMAGKNPCRDSAYFSDYDAECEKSPHEEGIPRKHSSPAESFSGELPAEKHVSGKNVTNLRDVKSCVVVNLSEADCPSPYSFPAPGLSMLSPFPPQMGGCLTKESAPADDDLGLESEHSGDEPASELSSCVGSDNSSSAQNSSANPDEENCSADQSSGCTTNDCKKNPRETGEGSTEEEELSDYNHASDEADDTRECARINEEDFEDIDAEECDSLYEETNGPHDLSTSSSLLELCGEDVRAPLEVGEDEEDSDDSESDEELRTYNIQDEDSEESEEDFSTVPVVVSDCSRARHLRSLLKMPTLLTQSFCDELERKKKAVSFFDDVTVYLFDQTQRKVNRNPRSRSSIQSSANLSVFLKK, encoded by the exons TCCAGCTGCTGAAATCATCAGACCTCGGTCGTCACAGTCTGCTGTATCTAAAGGAGATTGGACACGGATGGTTTGGAAGg GTTCTGCTGGGTGAAGTCAGTGCGGGCCTCAACAGCACCCAGGTGGTGGTGAAAGAGTTGAAGGCCAGCTCCAGCGTCCAAGACCAAATGCAATTTCTTGAGGAGAACCAGCCATACCA AACGCTCCAGCATCCTGCCCTCCTCCAATGCCTCTCCCAGTGTTTGGAAGTCACTCCTTATCTGCTGGTCATGGAGTTTTGCCCTCTG GGTGATCTGAAAACGTACCTCCGCAGCTGCCAGGCTGCCGATTCTGAAACTCCCGACACTTTGATCCTTCAGAGGATGGCGTGTGACATTGCTTCAGGGCTTCTGCATCTCCACAAGAACAACTTTATCCACAG tGACCTGGCCCTGCGAAACTGTCTGCTCACCTCAGAAATGTCCGTGAAGATCGGAGACTACGGACTTTCCCACAGCCGATTCAAG GATGACTATTACATAACACAAGACCAAATATGGGTGCCGCTGCGCTGGATCGCACCAGAGCTCATCGATGAGGTCCATGGAAACCTGCTGGTCGTGGATCAAACCAAAAGTAGTAATATATG GTCATTAGGGGTGACTTTGTGGGAGCTGTTTGAGCTCGGAAACCAGCCGTTCAGACAGTATTCTGACAGACAGGTGTTGACTTACGCTGTGAAAGAGCAGCAGCTTAAACTACCCAAACCTCAGCTTGAGCTCCCTCTATCTGACCGCTG gtACGAGGTTCTGCAGTTCTGCTGGCTGCAGCCGGAGCTCAGGCCCAGCAGCGAGGAGGTGCATCTCCTGGTGACGTACTTGTGTGCCAAAGGCTCCAGCGAAGCCGAGGAAGACTTTGAGCTACGCTGGAATGCTCTGAAACCCAACTTGCTgtgcagcccctcccacacagCTGCGTCCACAACCCCAGTGCTCACCCCCAAATCTGCATCTGCTGGGGTTCCCATCGCAGAGCAAACCCAAGCAGTGGAGCTGGCCTCCTCTGCCTCGTCCTCCTTCCCCCTCCTGGAGGGCTTCTCCGACAGCTTTCCATCCGACACCGGGGACGATCTGCTGACGGTCACAGAAACAAGCCATGGTCTAAACTTTGAGTACAAGTGGGAGCAGGCCCGCAGCGAACAGCCCTACTGCTCCTCATACACCAGCGGCCCACTGGGCCAGGGGAACCCGCACTACCAGGATATTTACTATTCAAGCGGGGGGCGCCCCTCAGAGGGCTGCGGGACTGAAAGCATTTCCCCTCCGTACTATAAAGCCGAACACACGGCTGTGGTTCCAGTGTTGAGTGCTCACAGCCCCTCAGTCAGCAGCGAGTACTACATTCGCATAGAGGAGCCCATGCAGTGCAACATGAAGCTAGACAACAGCCCCGGACCCGAAACCATCAACTGCAGGTTATCCACCAGGAATTCATCCATGCCACAATCGTATTGGTCCActgctgaaaacacagaatCGAATGCTTATGATTCTGATTTAAGCCCCGCCGTGCAGCCTAAACGTCTAACCAGCACCAGTCCTATAAGCTTAAGCCAGTCTGATACTTGTCTCTCTCCCAGCTGCAGTGAAACTTTCCACTCTAAACGCATAGTGAACAAAACACGCTGCCAGTCCTGTCTGGACGTACCGTACGactcaaactttgaccaatcagagagtcGATTGGAAAATCCTCGAAGTCTATCACAAGCAGTTAGCAGCCCCAGCTTAGGTTTCTGTGATCCCTACCTTGAACGGAGCTCGGGTTGTTGCTCGATTAACGAAACAAGCGTTGATATGACTCTCAGAAAGACCCTGCCTGTCGTTCCCCGCATTGATGTGGAAACGGGAGACGGGCTGCTGTTGGGTCGTCGGCGAAGCGGAGAGACGGAGGACGACTTATTCTCTGAAGCAGAGGCCACTAACTGGATCTCAAACCACTCCGCCAACAACAACAGCCTGAGCTTCGACAGCCGGCAGAGTGGCAGTGGATACGACAGCTACCTGAACTTTCAATCGAACTCAACAGAACTCTGGTCTCTAACCAAGGCCACCACAAAAACCTTCCACAACTCCAAGCCGTTTGCTCCAACGGAGAACAGAGGGGACTCTTGTAAAGCTGCTGGAATCGGCTCATATATTCACTTGTGCCACAAAGAAGAGGAAGCTACTCGAGTGGAAAGGTGTTTAAATGTAGATCTCTTGCAAAGTGAGAATTCCAGGAGTCCAGAGCAACTGGAGGGGGAATATAAAACACAATCACTGCTTAATCGAGAGAGGATGTACTCTGAGATGAGACCTGAGGAAAGCTTTCTGAAGTCGTTGATGAAACATCCCAGTGATAAAGCGGAGGTTTTGTCAAACAGGAGGGGGAACCTTTGGGAGGTGGTTCCAGCTGGGCTATCTGTGGGTGAATCTGACAGTAGCAGAGCGTTCGGGGTCAGAAACTCCAGCAGCTGCATGGTCGAGCTTGGGGATTGCAGTGAAGACGACCTCGCCGACATTACATCAGGGATCTTTGCCGACTTTAACCTCGACTATGctgagatggaggaggaggaggagctgacgCCGAAGAAGAATCCGGAGAGAAGTCCTGATTCGGTGGACACCATTAACCCTCTGTCATCCATGGGAAGCTCTTACGACCAGACGTTCAGCCCCGATCCGTTTGGCAACCCCATTTTCCCCAAATCTCTGGACAGCGGCTACGACACCGAGAACAACGAATCGCCAGAGTTTATCTTTAAAGAGCTCGGTGGTGAGATGAGCCCCATCCTGGGTGGAGACCCTGCAGTCCTGCAGCAGGTGGGTTCAGGACAATATGTCTGCACATCTATAAGCACCTCACAGATGCATGTGAAAGGCATGGCTGGCAAAAACCCATGCAGGGACTCAgcttatttttctgattatgatGCGGAGTGTGAGAAGAGTCCTCACGAGGAAGGCATTCCAAGAAAGCATTCCAGTCCTGCTGAAAGCTTTTCAGGAGAGCTTCCTGCTGAAAAGCACGTCAGtggcaaaaatgtaacaaatctGAGGGACGTCAAAAGTTGTGTTGTGGTGAATCTCTCAGAGGCTGACTGTCCTTCACCCTACTCTTTTCCCGCCCCTGGGTTGTCCATGCTGTCACCATTTCCTCCACAGATGGGCGGGTGTCTGACCAAAGAGTCTGCGCCTGCAGATGATGATCTGGGCTTGGAGAGCGAGCATTCAGGGGACGAGCCAGCCTCAGAGCTCAGTTCCTGCGTCGGCTCAGACAATTCTTCGTCTGCCCAGAACTCCTCAGCAAATCCCGATGAAGAGAACTGCTCCGCTGACCAGTCATCTGGGTGCACAACAAACGATTGCAAAAAGAATCCCCGTGAAACCGGTGAGGGatccacagaggaggaggagctgtccGATTACAATCATGCCAGCGACGAGGCTGACGACACAAGGGAGTGTGCGAGAATAAACGAGGAGGACTTTGAGGACATAGATGCAGAGGAATGCGACAGCCTGTACGAAGAGACCAACGGCCCCCACGACCTCTCCACGTCCTCGTCCTTATTGGAGCTTTGCGGAGAAGACGTGAGAGCTCCTCTGGAGGTGGGGGAAGATGAAGAAGACAGCGACGACAGCGAGTCTGACGAAGAGCTGAGAACGTACAATATCCAAGATGAAGACAGCGAGGAGAGCGAGGAGGATTTCAGCACAGTGCCGGTGGTGGTAAGTGACTGCAGCCGGGCGAGACACCTCCGCAGCCTCCTGAAGATGCCCACGCTGCTGACGCAATCCTTCTGCGACGAGctggagaggaagaagaaagcCGTGTCCTTTTTTGATGATGTGACCGTGTATCTTTTTGACCAG ACGCAGAGGAAGGTCAACAGGAATCCTCGGAGTCGGAGCTCGATCCAGAGCTCTGCGAATCTTTCTGTGtttctaaagaaataa